Within Coffea arabica cultivar ET-39 chromosome 4e, Coffea Arabica ET-39 HiFi, whole genome shotgun sequence, the genomic segment CCCCCTGGTACTGGGAAGACACTTTTGGCTAAAGCAGTTGctactgagtgtgggacgacattTTTCAATGTTTCTTCTGCTACTTTGGCTTCAAAATGGCGTGGGGAAAGTGAGCGGATGGTTCGTTGCTTGTTTGATCTTGCACGTGCTTATGCTCCTAGTACAATTTTCATTGATGAGATTGATTCGCTTTGCAATGCTCGGGGGTAAGGGTTCTGTAATTCCTGAAGAGAGGTTCTGCCTATTTTCCTATTAACAAATTTTCAGTGTCTTATTGTACTTTTAAGTCTCCTCCCAGTATCTGTTAGTTGTAAATGAAATTGTGTGTTTTGGAAGTCTTCTGATATAGGTAAGTTGGGCATTTCTGGTTGCCTAGCTGCATATGACTATTGTTATCCTCTCTTAGACACAAAGAAGTTGCTTTTTCACATCTAGTGTCATTTATCTTTATGTATGTGGGTGAACCTCCCCATTTTGTACTTTAAACTGTCTATGTATCTGTTTGGTTTAGATGGAACTGGAAAAAACTGATATTTCTTTTGACTGACATGAAATCTATGCTAAATTTTTGTCTTattatgctttttttttggATGGGTAACTATACATGTAAGTATACCTATACATGTCTATGTTTTTGTTCAGGGCTTCAGGGGAGCATGAGTCATCTAGGAGAGTCAAGTCTGAACTTCTAGTTCAGGTAGATGGTGTGAGCAATTCTTCCACTAATGAAGATGGTACTCGCAAAATTGTCATGGTTTTAGCAGCTACTAACTTTCCCTGGGACATAGATGAGGCATTGAGGTTTTGTTCTTGAATCATCCTTCAACTCATTTCATATTTGTTTATAGTAGTCATCTGGGGACGAGATGAATACCTTTTCGTTAATATCATACAGGAGGCGTCTCGAAAAGCGTATATATATTCCTCTTCCAAATTTTGAGAGCCGTAAGGAGCTTATAAGGATCAATTTGAAATCTATCGAGGTGAGCAGAGCAATTGCAGATACTTTGTGGTTGAGTTGTAAATTTAATGCTTTCATCATCTACTAATTTGGATGTAGAATTGGAGGTTAAATCCTCGTTAAGTCACTTAAAGTTTCAGCTATTGCATGGACAATTTTGAGGttcaacttttttatttttcaaaattccaattaattaaaattttttttttctgagtaCCCTGAAAAGATCTTTTATCTGAGTGAAAAGAATTTGGCTTCTGAACTTGATAGCTGGATCACTTATTTCTTTCCTTTGGTAATGACACATAGGATTATGTTTGTAGAGCATAATAAGAAGATGTTACTTGTTTGTGCAATGCAGAACATACAAGAAGATCATATTATAACATCACTTCATGTTTGATGTGTTACTTCTTTCCTGCATTCACATCAATATTCTATTGTCTCCAATGAGGGAGTTGGTGGAATTCTAAGGAAAATCTAGATGTTCTACTTCCAGATTAAATGGATATTCTTGTGAACTGATTCTCTTTGTCTATGCATAAGGATCAGGTAGCTGCAGATGTGGATATTGATGAAGTAGCCCGAAGAACGGAGGGATACAGTGGAGATGATTTAACAAATGTTTGTAGGGATGCATCTTTAAATGGCATGAGGCGTAAGATAGCGGGGAAGACACGTGATGAGATCAAGAACATGTCAAAGGATGAGATTTCTAAAGATCCTGTTGCCATGTGCGACTTTTTAGAAGCATTGACCAAAGTTCAACCAAGTGTTTCTGCTGCAGACATAGAACGGCACGAGAAGTGGTTCTCAGAATTTGGATCAGCCTAGAAGAATTGAGTTATTGTGAGTCactaattttcttttgcttaagATTTTGTTGCTTTGGTGTATCTATCTGCCGTGCTTTAGCATTTTGTAACGTAACTGCCTGCTTTCTCAAGTTACTGGGCAATCACTGCTCccaattcatctattctttagCTGCCCTTGTTGATTGTCATCTTTGGTGGTTgtgttgtttttctttatttttttctcgCCAAATATGTAAGCACCAAAACTAGTTAATTTGATTCCAGTAATTGTAAATTTTAAAGTTATAATTGAGTTCTGGAAAATGGGTCTCCAGATTATCTGATTTGTCATTACTACATGGACAATCTATATTCTTTCCTTTTGCAAGCCAGAGAGATGTTGAATTTAGGTTACTGCTGGGGCCAATGAAGGTTTGGTGAACGGTCCTTTTTAAAGCTACCGTTTCTCTAGATGAAGAGAGCATGGAGGAGGGAGGGagtgttttcttcttcttcaacgtttgtgtgtgtgtatatatatatgtatatatatatatttttttggttttggggGCGGGGGATGGGTTGGGGAAAGGGGTTGTGGTTTGGAGGGGCAGCTCTTTGGCAGTTTTGCTGCGTAGGTAGGAGCCTATCAATGTTTCTGCATCATGGTCCAAGAAGTAATTTCAGCGGGAGAAAGTGCGACTTGGTATCATATTTCACATTATGGGATTGAAGAACTTCAAGTTTGGTAGTGTGAATGTTGGGCGTCCTTACTGTTCTTTGAGTGCGTGATTGTGGGCTTGCCACCAAACGCTGCCTTTTAAAATCCTCACCTCAGGTAGTTCGAATTATCAATTGGTTGTCTGTTCCTTTTGTATGGCACTGCAGAAATGTCCAACTTTCTTGGAGTACGGGCGTATTGATTGCCTCACATGACGCATTTGAAGACGGCTAACAACTTACAAGCTCGGTGATGTTTACGTTATTAAGCATGTTCGCCACTTTGTAGAAATCGTCACAGATGCTAATGATTTCGTCTGCGTTCTGTGCATCGCTTGGCCCGCCCGCTCTCATAATCAACTTCTAACATTTTGCCGAAAGAAGATATAGGGTGCAATCTCATGCGCTCCTAATTGGCTCTGATTTTTATCGAGTTCACTTTTTATGTCTTTTGTGACATGTAGCATAATGCGCCTGGTTAACCTCCTTAAAGATTGAGAATTTTGTCATGATCTCTTTGGATACACTTTTGACAGCTTCTCCTCAGGATCTGGGTTTGAGCAATTGATACATAGGAAAATTGCATGAACTCTGTGTAAACGCTATAGCAATTTTCAGTGAAAGTTGCGTTCCCCATTTAATTCCTCCATTTAAATTGAGAGCAACCCTATCATCGTCAGGAATTATCTCATGcaaacccatttaattagataggTGCACGTATAAATGTACATGTCTATGCTCGAGCCTTAAGTGTTCTTGGATGAAAATTTTCCCCCTTTCAAACTGGTGAAATGTTGAGATCCGAAATGCCAATCTGCTATACTGTCAATTTTAGATTCGTTGTCATATTGAGGTAAAAGATATActgaacaaaagaaagaaacgaatGTCACTCTtgacaaattttgttttaaggTAATTCTGATCAGAAAAGCGTACTTTCTAATATACAAAACAATGGACGtggaataatatatatatgggtGAGTTGGAACAGTTTTCTTGGTGGTAACTGGGTGAGCTTACCAAAGCTTCTACTCAAGCCTCCATGTCTTCTTCTGTGCTTGTAATCCTCAACTTACACTGCCGGCAGCATTTCATCTATTTTGACATCCCCCGCGAAAAGTAAAAGGTCGGTCCTTAATTTCATCCGCCTAAGATTCCAAATCATGGGAAGCCACAACCTGCATTGCACTCTAATTCTTTCCCATATTCTGCTTTTCTTGTTTATCCACAATATTGCAGCCGGTGGTGGTACTAGTACTGCTACAAACGAGTTGTCGAGGGTGACATTAAGAGGTAATTACTAACAGTCAATTTAAGGTCACTGTTAATCATTTGTGCACATAATTATCCCTTTAATGCTTTCGTGATCCATTGAATAATGCGagttaattaattttttgttatcgGTTAATAAGATCATATGCCGTACGTCATATGAAACTACTGAAGTTGTTGAATGGTGATTAATTTGACGTTGCAGATGATCCTTGTGCTAAGGCCTCTTGCGGACAAGGAGCATGTGTGCCTTCATTGCTGGGATTTGACTGCGTGTGTAAAGCCGGATGGAGCAAGATGCAGCTAGGTCCTATTGTGTTCCCTGCTTGTACCGTTCCCAACTGTGAGTCTCTCTCACCAATTACACTTGGAATTGGTATCGAATATCTTTAAATGCAGACTCCAATTATAGTAAATAAACATGTTGAAATCTTGCCCATGCTATAATTGATTTGACAGAACTTGTGTGTGTGCATGATTTTAGACCCAGATTACTGGACCAAGTGCAGtttaatttcttgaagtttatATTCTGTCGCATAGCATCTGGTTGTTGTTAGTACTTTAGGCTATTGCGCAGTAACTTGCAATAGGATTTGATACAAACagtgctatatatatatatatactgctTTTAATTTATTTGCGCCCTTTGATTATGTCTAGTTAGCATAGTTTAATGTTTTTCGattgaaagaaggaaaatgggaaaatttCACCAATCACTGGGAGCGAGTGAATATGCAGGCACCATCAATTCGCAATGTGGCAACGGGGCGCCGCCACCACCAGCTGCTCCTCCGCCATCATCAGCTAATGCTCCTCCTCCCCCATTCAATCTCTTCAACCGTAGGCCACCTGAACTCGTCCTGTCTTGTTTTTCCTGTCTATTTCGGTTCCTTAATGCGGCTTTAATACACAGCTTGTAATCTGGTTTGGTGCGGCGATGGAACCTGCGTTCCGAATCCGAATGGGCTGGGATACTACTGTAAATGTAACAATGGATCGGCCAACTTGTTCAACTTGACAGGCGTTGCTTGTTTGAAGGAGTGTGAGTTTCCAACTCTGTTCATCATCTTTGACGCATCAACCATTGAACAGGATAACCATCTTTGACGCATAAATTAAAAAGTTCCATTTTTGTTTCCCAGTTGGTACCAAAACTGCACCTTGTGATCAACGATTGACTAGGCACTAGTAACAACTAACAAACGTTTTAAGAGGCTAATTGGCATTTCTTTCTCGCGAAATTTACAGGCTACCTTGGAGCTGATTGCAAAGGAGTGACTTTTGGCTCTCCTTCGAGCCCACCACCACCGCCGCCCCCAGGTAATCTGTTCGGCCCGCCTACCGGCTTCTCCCCATCACCACCAGAAAATGGTAAAGTTGATTAGCCCAGTAATCGTTGCACCTCCCTCCACGTTAACTTGTGGTCCCATGCATGTTTACCATTCAGACTAGTTTAAGAAGATTACTTTCATAAAATTATGATGAACCAGATCTTCCAGTGAATTCATTTTTTTGGGATCTTTACATGAGAGTTATCGTCGGAATAATAAACAAAAAACAGAGAATGCAAGCAGGTATCTGGAAAATTCAGCAACCAATCCAGAAACCTTGATGCCTTTGAggtaattttgctttagttaaTTGATCACGGAATCAACTTTTGTGAACATACATTTATATGGTCAAGTAATCATGAAAatcatcccaaaaaaaaaaaaaaatttcgcagCTTTTTAATAGAACCTCCAACACCACGAGTGCTTCCAAAATATATTCATTTGCCATTCCTTTCATTTTAATTCAAAGTAGTGGAGTGATTCTCTCACTGGTAGTAttcaattctttttcttttttggctgtGCTAGCTTCAAGCAACGCGGCGAATTGCTCGACAAGTCTTGGCTCAGTGATTTTGATGCTATTATCGTTGATCTTCTTAGCATGCTCTATGTAAACGGGGTTGAAGGTCCAATTGCAGCTGTAAGCAATGAAACGCCTGTTGTTAGCATGCATTTGTGAACTCATAATAAATAGTCTATGATAATTGTTCTATAGCTTATTATACTAAATCCTTTTCCTGCTGTGATTGATAAATGAATTACTCATTGACATATAGTCTCACTGATAATGCATATAATTGCTTTATTTCGTTAGGAAAATTATC encodes:
- the LOC140005909 gene encoding uncharacterized protein isoform X2; this encodes MGSHNLHCTLILSHILLFLFIHNIAAGGGTSTATNELSRVTLRDDPCAKASCGQGACVPSLLGFDCVCKAGWSKMQLGPIVFPACTVPNCTINSQCGNGAPPPPAAPPPSSANAPPPPFNLFNPCNLVWCGDGTCVPNPNGLGYYCKCNNGSANLFNLTGVACLKECYLGADCKGVTFGSPSSPPPPPPPASSNAANCSTSLGSVILMLLSLIFLACSM
- the LOC140005909 gene encoding uncharacterized protein isoform X1 translates to MGSHNLHCTLILSHILLFLFIHNIAAGGGTSTATNELSRVTLRDDPCAKASCGQGACVPSLLGFDCVCKAGWSKMQLGPIVFPACTVPNCTINSQCGNGAPPPPAAPPPSSANAPPPPFNLFNPCNLVWCGDGTCVPNPNGLGYYCKCNNGSANLFNLTGVACLKECYLGADCKGVTFGSPSSPPPPPPPGNLFGPPTGFSPSPPENASSNAANCSTSLGSVILMLLSLIFLACSM